A single genomic interval of Bradyrhizobium sp. sBnM-33 harbors:
- the def gene encoding peptide deformylase, with protein sequence MAIREIIILPDKQLRLVSKPVEKVTTEIRKLADDMFETMYDAPGIGLAAIQVAEPLRLITMDLAKKDENGETKPKPRVFINPEIIFSSEEMSVYEEGCLSIPEYYEEVERPARVRVRYTDLDGKVHEEDADGLFATCIQHEIDHLNGVLFVDYLSKLKRDRVMKKFTKAAKRAAG encoded by the coding sequence ATGGCCATCAGAGAAATCATCATCCTGCCGGACAAGCAGTTGCGGCTCGTCTCCAAGCCTGTCGAAAAGGTGACGACGGAGATCCGTAAACTCGCCGACGACATGTTCGAAACCATGTACGACGCGCCCGGCATCGGTCTGGCCGCGATCCAGGTCGCGGAGCCCCTGCGGTTGATCACTATGGATCTCGCCAAGAAGGATGAGAACGGCGAGACCAAGCCGAAGCCGCGGGTGTTCATCAATCCGGAGATCATTTTCTCGTCGGAGGAAATGTCTGTTTACGAGGAGGGCTGCCTCTCGATCCCCGAATATTACGAGGAGGTCGAACGCCCGGCGCGGGTCCGTGTCCGCTACACCGATCTCGACGGCAAGGTGCATGAGGAGGACGCCGACGGCCTGTTCGCCACTTGCATCCAGCATGAGATCGACCACCTCAACGGCGTGCTGTTTGTCGACTACCTGTCGAAGCTGAAGCGCGACCGCGTGATGAAGAAGTTTACGAAAGCCGCCAAGCGCGCGGCTGGATAG
- the truA gene encoding tRNA pseudouridine(38-40) synthase TruA has protein sequence MPRYKLIIEYDGTPFSGWQIQDNAPTVQGALETAVKAICGEDVRVHGSGRTDAGVHALAQVAHCDIQKPFPPGRLRDGLNAHLRPHPIGVLSAEIVADDFEARFSAKRRHYRYRITNHRANLALDIKRSWRVPRHLDTDAMDVAAKRLLGKHDFTTFRDTECQAKSPEKTLDQLDVIRQGDAVSILTSARSFLHSQVRSMVGSLVWVGEGRWSADDLAAALAARNRAACGPVAPPEGLYLVRVEY, from the coding sequence ATGCCCCGCTACAAACTCATCATCGAATATGACGGCACGCCGTTCTCCGGCTGGCAGATCCAGGATAACGCGCCGACCGTGCAGGGCGCGTTGGAAACTGCGGTGAAGGCGATCTGCGGCGAGGACGTGCGCGTCCATGGCTCGGGCCGCACCGATGCCGGGGTTCATGCGCTGGCGCAGGTCGCGCATTGCGATATCCAAAAGCCGTTTCCGCCGGGCCGCCTGCGCGACGGGCTGAATGCGCATCTGCGTCCGCACCCGATCGGGGTGCTTTCGGCGGAAATCGTCGCCGATGATTTCGAGGCACGTTTCTCCGCCAAGCGGCGCCACTACCGCTACCGGATCACCAATCACCGCGCCAATCTCGCTCTCGATATCAAGCGGAGCTGGCGGGTGCCGCGGCATCTCGATACGGATGCGATGGACGTCGCAGCCAAGAGGCTGCTCGGCAAGCACGATTTCACCACCTTCCGCGACACCGAGTGCCAGGCGAAATCCCCGGAGAAGACGCTCGACCAGCTCGATGTGATCCGGCAAGGCGATGCGGTTTCGATCCTCACCTCGGCGCGCTCGTTTCTGCACAGCCAGGTGCGCTCGATGGTGGGCTCATTGGTATGGGTCGGCGAAGGCCGCTGGAGCGCCGACGACCTCGCCGCGGCCTTAGCCGCCCGCAACCGCGCCGCCTGCGGCCCCGTCGCCCCGCCGGAAGGGCTGTATCTGGTGCGGGTAGAGTATTAG
- the fmt gene encoding methionyl-tRNA formyltransferase: MPLRLIFMGTPDFAVPTLLELVAHGHEVLAVYTRAPKPGGRRGLQLQPTPVEQEARRLGIPVLTPTTLKTPEALAEFRARNADAAVVVAYGMILPQAILDAPRYGCFNLHASLLPRWRGAAPINRAIMAGDAETGVMVMKMDIGLDTGDVAMAERLAITDAMTAADLHDALAPLGADLMVRAMGGLERGGLQLKKQSEDGVTYAAKIDKAEARIDWKRPAREVLRHVHGLSPFPGAWCELSTDGEPARVKILRCELAKGAGAPGEVLDNGLTIACRDGAIRILELQREGKARMKAPDFLRGTPLKAGARFS; encoded by the coding sequence ATGCCACTCCGCCTGATCTTCATGGGCACGCCCGATTTCGCAGTGCCGACGCTGCTCGAACTCGTGGCCCACGGCCACGAGGTCTTAGCCGTCTACACCCGTGCGCCGAAGCCTGGCGGCCGCCGCGGCCTCCAATTGCAGCCGACCCCCGTCGAGCAGGAGGCGCGGCGGCTCGGCATACCTGTGCTGACACCCACGACGCTGAAAACGCCGGAAGCGCTGGCCGAATTCCGCGCGCGCAATGCCGACGCCGCCGTCGTTGTCGCCTACGGCATGATCCTGCCGCAGGCCATTCTCGATGCGCCGCGCTACGGCTGCTTCAACCTGCATGCTTCGCTGCTGCCGCGGTGGCGCGGTGCCGCCCCGATCAACCGCGCTATCATGGCCGGTGATGCCGAGACCGGTGTGATGGTGATGAAGATGGACATTGGCCTCGACACCGGCGACGTCGCGATGGCCGAGCGGCTCGCGATCACGGACGCCATGACGGCGGCCGACCTGCACGATGCGCTGGCGCCGCTCGGTGCCGACCTGATGGTGCGCGCCATGGGCGGGCTCGAGCGTGGCGGGTTGCAGCTCAAGAAACAAAGCGAAGACGGCGTGACCTACGCCGCCAAGATCGACAAGGCCGAGGCGCGGATCGACTGGAAGCGACCGGCGCGGGAGGTGCTGCGGCATGTTCATGGGCTGTCGCCATTTCCGGGCGCCTGGTGCGAGTTGTCCACCGACGGCGAGCCGGCGCGGGTCAAGATTCTGCGCTGTGAGTTGGCGAAGGGAGCCGGTGCTCCCGGTGAGGTGCTCGACAATGGTTTGACGATCGCCTGCCGTGACGGCGCAATCCGCATTCTGGAACTGCAACGCGAAGGCAAGGCACGGATGAAGGCGCCGGATTTCTTGCGCGGCACGCCGCTGAAGGCTGGTGCGCGGTTTTCTTAG
- a CDS encoding DUF1036 domain-containing protein, producing the protein MSLPAAAMSLFASSLPAFADLKLCNRMSYVVEAAIGIDEKSATATRGWFRIDPAACRVVLQGALTADRILLNARALGVYGASPIPQNGSDTLCIAPDNFVIAAARQCRGNQTPALFTQITPTRTDDGNLVAYLAEDSEYDDEQARLAGIQRLLVIAGYDAAPIDGVDGPKTQAALSAFLKSRGMATEIVQSQNFFATMIDAVQKPSSTGLTWCNDTPHRIMAAVATDDGKAVTSRGWYRIDPGKCLHPDVIGQPKQVYSFAEAVDVENRAIKYRDKPLNWSGPKELCTRDSKFEISEQGDCGTRGLAAIGFAPVDMSSGGKTLRFAMP; encoded by the coding sequence ATGTCATTGCCGGCCGCCGCGATGTCGCTGTTCGCTTCTTCACTGCCCGCGTTCGCCGACTTAAAACTCTGCAACCGCATGAGCTACGTCGTCGAGGCCGCGATCGGCATCGACGAGAAATCGGCGACCGCGACGCGCGGCTGGTTCCGGATCGATCCGGCCGCCTGCCGCGTGGTGCTGCAGGGCGCGCTCACCGCCGACCGCATCCTGTTGAACGCGCGCGCACTCGGCGTCTACGGCGCCTCGCCGATCCCGCAGAACGGCAGCGACACGCTGTGCATCGCGCCGGACAATTTCGTCATCGCCGCCGCCCGCCAATGCCGCGGCAATCAGACGCCGGCACTCTTCACGCAAATCACGCCGACGCGGACCGACGACGGCAATCTCGTTGCCTATCTCGCCGAGGATTCCGAGTATGACGACGAGCAGGCGCGGCTCGCCGGCATCCAGCGGCTTTTGGTGATTGCAGGCTATGACGCCGCCCCGATCGACGGCGTCGACGGGCCGAAGACGCAGGCCGCATTGAGCGCCTTCTTGAAGAGCCGCGGGATGGCGACCGAAATCGTGCAGTCGCAGAATTTCTTCGCCACCATGATCGACGCTGTGCAGAAGCCTTCCTCCACCGGGCTGACCTGGTGCAACGACACGCCGCACAGGATCATGGCCGCGGTCGCAACCGACGACGGCAAGGCGGTGACCAGCCGCGGCTGGTACCGCATCGATCCCGGCAAGTGCCTTCATCCCGATGTGATCGGTCAACCCAAACAGGTCTACAGTTTCGCCGAAGCTGTCGACGTTGAAAACCGCGCCATCAAGTACCGGGACAAGCCGTTGAACTGGAGCGGCCCGAAGGAGCTATGCACCCGCGACAGCAAGTTCGAGATATCCGAACAGGGCGATTGCGGCACCCGCGGGCTTGCGGCAATCGGCTTTGCGCCGGTCGATATGAGTAGCGGCGGCAAGACGCTGCGATTTGCGATGCCGTGA
- the dapE gene encoding succinyl-diaminopimelate desuccinylase: protein MNDAVSITRELVRCPSVTPADAGALGVLERLLKDAGFEVHRVTFGEPGTADIDNLYARIGTEAPHITFAGHTDVVPPGDEAAWTHGAFSGEIKDGFLYGRGAVDMKGGIACSVAAVLQYLADHGGKPKGSISFLITGDEEDISVNGTIKLLKWCAERGEKFDHCVLGEPSNVEVLGDCIKIGRRGSQSGTLYVDGVQGHVAYPHRASNPVPDISRLIVALSDEPLDHGSAQFQASNLEFTSVDVGNTASNVIPGQARAKFNIRFNDNHTQETLRALVEERLAKACGNRIRARIVWEYSNSNVFVTKPGAFTDLAVSAIEEVTGRKPELSTSGGTSDARFISNYCPVIEFGLVGQTMHQIDERTPVSDLEKLTKIYRGALERYFALLTGVIIRPES from the coding sequence ATGAATGACGCTGTTTCCATTACCCGCGAGCTCGTCCGCTGCCCTTCTGTCACCCCTGCCGATGCCGGTGCGCTCGGCGTGCTCGAACGCCTTTTGAAAGACGCCGGCTTCGAGGTGCATCGCGTGACCTTCGGCGAACCCGGCACCGCCGATATCGACAATCTCTATGCCCGGATCGGCACCGAGGCGCCGCACATCACCTTTGCCGGCCATACCGATGTGGTGCCACCTGGCGACGAGGCCGCGTGGACGCACGGCGCATTCTCCGGTGAGATCAAGGACGGTTTCCTCTATGGCCGCGGCGCGGTCGACATGAAGGGCGGCATCGCCTGCAGCGTCGCAGCCGTATTGCAATATCTCGCCGACCACGGCGGCAAGCCCAAAGGCTCGATCTCGTTTCTGATCACCGGCGACGAAGAGGACATTTCGGTCAACGGCACCATCAAACTGCTGAAATGGTGCGCCGAGCGCGGTGAAAAATTCGATCATTGCGTCCTCGGCGAGCCATCGAATGTCGAGGTGCTGGGTGATTGCATCAAGATCGGCCGCCGCGGCTCGCAATCCGGCACGCTCTATGTCGACGGCGTGCAAGGCCATGTCGCCTATCCGCACCGCGCATCGAACCCGGTACCGGACATTTCGCGGCTGATCGTGGCGCTTTCCGACGAGCCGCTCGATCACGGCAGTGCGCAGTTCCAGGCCTCCAACCTCGAATTCACCTCGGTCGATGTCGGCAACACCGCAAGCAATGTCATCCCCGGACAGGCGCGCGCAAAGTTCAACATCCGCTTCAACGACAACCACACCCAGGAAACCCTGCGCGCGCTGGTCGAGGAACGGCTGGCAAAAGCCTGCGGCAACCGCATCCGCGCCCGCATCGTGTGGGAGTATTCCAACTCCAACGTGTTCGTCACAAAACCCGGCGCGTTCACCGATCTCGCGGTAAGCGCGATCGAGGAAGTCACCGGACGCAAGCCGGAGCTCTCGACATCCGGCGGCACCTCGGACGCGCGCTTCATCTCTAACTACTGCCCGGTGATCGAGTTCGGACTCGTCGGCCAGACCATGCACCAGATCGACGAACGCACGCCGGTGTCCGATCTGGAGAAGCTGACGAAGATTTATCGCGGGGCGTTGGAGCGGTATTTTGCGTTGCTCACCGGCGTCATCATCCGCCCAGAATCGTAG
- a CDS encoding AmpG family muropeptide MFS transporter, whose amino-acid sequence MTTPESASVSSEKAPAPNWREAWAVYLQPRVLIVLLLGFSSGLPLALSGSTLLVWMRESGVDLGTIGLFALVGTPYTLKFAWAPLVDALHVPIFTRAFGRRRGWLVFSQLLLIGAILLLALTDPVRSPLFVALGALLVATMSSTQDIVVDAFRVESLPESEQAAGMASYVAAYRIGMLVSTAGVLFLVSAFEDTGIGRNAAWMWGYVVMAALVLIGTVTALAATEPEQSVRAEAKTRDEAALSRIMHAAIGAFSEFLTRKHAFAALAFVVLFKLTDAFSGTMTAPFVIDLGFTRNDYAAIVKGVGLAATLIGGFAGGYVARRYSLVASLWIGGVLQAISNLVFAWLAFVGTNQWALAAAISAENFTGAIGTVIFVAYLSALCQNPLHTATQYALLTALAAVGRTYLSSGAGYVAEATGWPLFFVISVAVAVPSLILMAWLQRRGHFEALGPVRV is encoded by the coding sequence ATGACCACACCAGAATCCGCTTCGGTTTCATCTGAGAAAGCCCCCGCGCCAAACTGGCGCGAGGCCTGGGCCGTGTACCTCCAGCCGCGCGTGCTGATCGTGCTGCTGCTCGGCTTTTCGTCCGGGCTGCCATTGGCGCTGTCGGGATCGACGCTCCTGGTGTGGATGAGGGAATCCGGCGTCGATCTCGGCACCATCGGACTGTTCGCGCTGGTCGGTACGCCCTACACGCTGAAATTTGCCTGGGCGCCGCTGGTCGATGCGCTACATGTGCCGATCTTCACCCGTGCCTTCGGCCGCCGCCGTGGCTGGCTGGTGTTCTCGCAACTGCTGCTGATCGGCGCGATCCTGTTGCTGGCGCTGACCGACCCGGTGCGCTCGCCGCTGTTCGTGGCGCTCGGCGCGCTTCTGGTCGCGACCATGTCCTCGACGCAGGACATCGTGGTCGACGCGTTCCGCGTCGAGAGCCTGCCCGAAAGCGAACAAGCCGCCGGTATGGCCTCCTACGTCGCGGCCTACCGGATTGGCATGCTGGTCTCGACGGCCGGCGTGCTGTTCCTCGTAAGCGCGTTCGAGGACACCGGCATCGGGCGCAACGCCGCGTGGATGTGGGGCTATGTCGTCATGGCCGCGCTGGTGCTGATCGGCACCGTCACGGCGCTGGCCGCCACCGAGCCCGAGCAATCCGTGCGCGCGGAGGCCAAGACCCGCGACGAGGCTGCATTGTCTCGCATTATGCATGCGGCGATCGGGGCGTTCTCCGAATTTCTGACCCGCAAGCATGCTTTCGCGGCGCTGGCCTTCGTGGTGCTGTTCAAGCTCACCGACGCGTTTTCCGGCACCATGACCGCGCCGTTCGTGATCGACCTCGGCTTCACCCGCAACGACTACGCCGCGATCGTTAAGGGCGTCGGTCTCGCCGCGACCCTGATCGGCGGCTTTGCCGGCGGCTATGTGGCGCGGCGCTACTCGCTGGTCGCAAGCCTCTGGATCGGCGGCGTGCTGCAGGCGATCTCCAATCTGGTGTTTGCGTGGCTCGCCTTTGTCGGCACCAACCAATGGGCATTGGCCGCCGCCATTTCGGCGGAAAACTTCACCGGCGCGATCGGCACCGTGATCTTCGTCGCCTATCTCTCGGCGCTGTGCCAGAACCCGTTGCATACGGCGACCCAATACGCGCTGCTCACCGCGCTGGCCGCTGTCGGGCGCACCTATCTGTCCTCCGGCGCCGGTTATGTCGCGGAGGCCACGGGCTGGCCGCTGTTTTTCGTGATCTCCGTTGCGGTCGCGGTGCCGAGCCTGATTCTGATGGCCTGGCTGCAACGGCGCGGGCATTTTGAGGCGCTGGGGCCGGTGCGGGTTTAG
- a CDS encoding DNA recombination protein RmuC — protein MNEILFTVGDLPIHVGEALAGFGALALVLLLAIAIVIARSGRRGAELAMAQAIRADELEERLSEMLRAQSESTGRVDAMAQALAGRQAEMARAVNERLDSVTHRVGQSMEATTRHTMDSLRVLHERLGIIDNAHKNLTDLTSQVTTLRDVLANKQSRGAFGQARMEAIVQDGMPQGSYEFQYTLSSGKRPDCVVFLPDQRPLCIDAKFPLEAMTALHDARTDEERKFATQRLRNDVMKHVNDIAEKYLIAGETQDTALMFVPSESVYAEIHDGFDDVIQKAYRARVVLVSPSLLMLAIQVMQQILKDARMRDAADQIRTEVLNLGDDLGRLRDRVLKLQKHFSDVNEDVRQILISADKIEKRAGRIEELDFSKTDAPVEVPRFVKNSAPELFPAPRKLQAGE, from the coding sequence ATGAATGAAATTCTCTTCACCGTCGGCGACCTGCCGATTCACGTGGGCGAGGCGCTGGCTGGCTTCGGCGCGCTCGCATTGGTGCTGCTGCTGGCGATTGCCATCGTCATCGCCCGCTCCGGCCGCCGGGGCGCGGAACTGGCGATGGCCCAGGCGATCCGCGCCGACGAACTGGAAGAGCGGCTGAGCGAGATGCTGCGGGCGCAGAGCGAGTCGACCGGGCGGGTTGACGCCATGGCGCAGGCGCTGGCCGGACGCCAGGCCGAGATGGCGCGCGCGGTCAACGAGCGCCTGGATTCGGTGACGCATCGCGTCGGCCAGTCGATGGAAGCGACCACGCGCCACACCATGGATAGCTTGCGGGTGCTGCATGAGCGGCTCGGCATCATCGACAACGCGCACAAGAACCTCACCGACCTGACCTCTCAGGTGACCACGCTCCGCGACGTGCTCGCCAACAAGCAGTCGCGCGGCGCCTTCGGCCAGGCGCGGATGGAAGCAATCGTGCAGGACGGCATGCCGCAAGGCTCGTACGAGTTCCAGTACACGCTCTCGTCCGGCAAGCGGCCGGATTGCGTGGTGTTCCTGCCGGATCAGCGGCCGCTCTGCATCGACGCCAAATTTCCGCTGGAGGCGATGACCGCGTTGCACGACGCGCGCACCGACGAGGAGCGAAAATTCGCCACGCAGCGCTTGCGCAACGACGTGATGAAACACGTCAATGACATCGCCGAGAAGTACCTGATCGCCGGCGAGACCCAGGATACGGCGCTGATGTTCGTGCCATCGGAATCGGTCTATGCCGAAATCCATGACGGCTTTGACGACGTGATCCAGAAAGCCTACCGCGCCCGCGTCGTGCTGGTATCGCCCTCACTGTTGATGCTGGCGATCCAGGTGATGCAGCAGATTTTAAAGGACGCGCGGATGCGCGACGCCGCCGACCAGATCCGCACCGAGGTGCTCAACCTCGGTGATGACCTCGGCCGCCTGCGCGACCGCGTGCTGAAGCTGCAAAAGCATTTTAGCGACGTCAACGAGGATGTGCGGCAGATCCTGATCTCCGCCGACAAGATCGAAAAGCGCGCCGGTCGGATCGAGGAACTCGATTTCAGCAAGACCGATGCGCCGGTGGAAGTGCCACGCTTCGTCAAGAACAGCGCGCCCGAACTGTTCCCCGCCCCGCGCAAGCTGCAGGCGGGGGAGTAG
- the dapD gene encoding 2,3,4,5-tetrahydropyridine-2,6-dicarboxylate N-succinyltransferase, with translation MSLSALESTVNSAFDARDGISTSTKGEVREAVDHALELLDKGEARVAEREASGNWKVNQWLKKAVLLSFRLNDMGQIPGGPGKASWWDKVPSKFEGWGENRFRDAGFRAVPGAIVRRSAFIARNVVLMPSFVNLGAYVDESTMIDTWSTVGSCAQIGKRVHISGGVGIGGVLEPLQAEPVIVEDDCFIGARSEVAEGVIVRKGAVLAMGVFLGASTKIVDRETGETFIGEVPEYSVVVPGALPGKPLKNGQPGPSTACAVIVKRVDERTRAKTSINELLRD, from the coding sequence ATGTCCCTCTCCGCGCTCGAATCCACCGTCAACTCCGCCTTCGATGCCCGCGACGGCATTTCGACCTCGACCAAGGGCGAGGTTCGCGAGGCCGTGGATCACGCGCTCGAACTGCTCGACAAGGGCGAGGCGCGCGTCGCCGAGCGCGAGGCCAGCGGCAACTGGAAAGTCAATCAGTGGCTGAAGAAGGCGGTGCTGCTGTCGTTCCGCCTCAACGACATGGGCCAGATTCCCGGCGGCCCCGGTAAGGCATCCTGGTGGGACAAGGTGCCGTCGAAATTCGAGGGCTGGGGCGAGAACCGTTTTCGCGATGCGGGTTTTCGCGCCGTGCCCGGCGCGATCGTGCGCCGCTCGGCCTTCATAGCCCGTAACGTTGTGCTGATGCCGTCCTTCGTCAATCTCGGCGCCTATGTCGATGAGAGCACCATGATTGACACCTGGTCGACCGTTGGTTCCTGCGCGCAGATCGGCAAGCGCGTGCATATTTCCGGCGGCGTCGGCATCGGCGGCGTGCTGGAGCCGCTGCAGGCCGAGCCTGTAATCGTCGAAGACGATTGCTTCATCGGCGCGCGCTCGGAGGTCGCCGAGGGCGTGATCGTGCGCAAGGGCGCGGTGCTGGCGATGGGCGTATTCCTCGGCGCCTCCACCAAGATCGTCGACCGCGAAACCGGCGAGACCTTCATCGGCGAGGTTCCTGAATACTCTGTCGTGGTTCCCGGCGCCCTGCCCGGCAAACCGCTGAAGAACGGCCAGCCCGGCCCGTCCACCGCCTGTGCCGTGATCGTCAAGCGCGTCGACGAGCGCACCCGGGCCAAGACCAGCATCAACGAGCTGCTGCGGGATTAA
- the argB gene encoding acetylglutamate kinase — protein sequence MTSAQDISPLDQARILSEALPHMQQYDEETIVIKYGGHAMGAEETAKAFARDIVLLEQTAINPVVVHGGGPQIATMLKRLGIQSEFAAGLRITDAATIEIVEMVLAGSVNKQLVGYINEAGGKAVGLSGKDGNMVKATKTSRTMVDPDSNIEKAIDLGFVGDPDKIDLTLLNQLIGYELIPVLAPLATSHDGQTLNVNADTFAGAVAGALKAKRLLLLTDVPGVLDKSKKLIPELSVKDARKLIADGTISGGMIPKVETCIYALEQGVQGVVIIDGKMRHAVLLELFTNQGTGTLIHK from the coding sequence ATGACATCAGCGCAAGATATCAGCCCGCTCGATCAGGCCCGCATCCTGTCGGAAGCGCTCCCGCACATGCAGCAATATGACGAGGAAACCATCGTCATCAAATATGGCGGCCACGCCATGGGCGCGGAGGAAACCGCCAAGGCGTTTGCGCGCGACATCGTGCTTCTGGAGCAGACCGCGATCAATCCTGTCGTGGTGCATGGCGGCGGCCCGCAGATCGCGACCATGCTCAAGCGGCTCGGCATCCAATCGGAATTTGCCGCCGGGCTGCGCATCACCGATGCCGCCACGATCGAGATCGTCGAGATGGTCCTGGCGGGCTCGGTGAACAAGCAACTCGTCGGCTACATCAACGAGGCCGGCGGTAAGGCCGTCGGACTGTCCGGCAAGGACGGCAACATGGTGAAGGCGACCAAGACGTCGCGGACCATGGTCGATCCCGATTCAAACATCGAGAAGGCGATCGATCTCGGCTTCGTCGGCGATCCCGACAAGATCGATCTGACGCTGTTGAACCAGTTGATCGGTTATGAGCTGATCCCGGTGCTGGCGCCGCTCGCGACCTCGCATGACGGCCAGACGCTCAACGTCAACGCCGACACCTTTGCCGGCGCGGTGGCCGGCGCGCTGAAGGCCAAGCGGCTGTTGCTTCTCACCGACGTTCCCGGCGTGCTCGACAAGTCGAAGAAGCTGATTCCGGAACTGTCGGTGAAGGACGCGCGAAAGCTGATCGCCGACGGCACGATTTCCGGCGGCATGATCCCGAAGGTCGAGACCTGCATCTACGCGCTGGAACAGGGCGTCCAGGGCGTCGTCATCATCGACGGCAAGATGCGGCACGCGGTCCTGCTCGAATTGTTCACCAATCAGGGCACCGGCACGCTGATCCATAAGTGA
- a CDS encoding pyrimidine 5'-nucleotidase, whose protein sequence is MKTPRPFSHIDTWVFDLDNTLYPHHVNLWQQVDARIGEFISAYLKISAEDARVIQKDYYRRYGTSMRGMMTEHGVHADDYLAYVHKIDHSPLEPNPAMGAAIAKLPGRKLILTNGSTDHAGAVLARLGIGEHFEAVFDIIAAELEPKPAPQTYERFLRVHGVDPAKAAMFEDLARNLVVPHQLGMTTVLVVPDGAKEVVREDWELEGRDAAYVDHVTDDLTGFLEQLSRK, encoded by the coding sequence ATGAAAACACCCCGCCCCTTCAGCCACATCGACACCTGGGTGTTCGATCTCGACAACACGCTGTACCCGCACCACGTCAATCTGTGGCAGCAGGTCGACGCGCGGATCGGTGAATTCATCAGCGCGTACTTGAAAATCTCCGCGGAAGACGCCCGCGTGATCCAGAAGGACTATTACCGCCGCTACGGCACCAGCATGCGCGGCATGATGACGGAGCATGGCGTGCACGCCGACGACTATCTGGCCTACGTCCACAAGATCGATCACTCGCCGCTGGAGCCGAACCCCGCGATGGGGGCAGCGATCGCGAAACTTCCCGGACGCAAGCTGATCCTGACCAACGGCTCCACCGACCACGCCGGCGCGGTACTGGCGCGGCTCGGCATCGGCGAGCATTTCGAGGCGGTATTCGACATCATCGCCGCCGAACTGGAGCCGAAGCCGGCGCCGCAGACCTATGAGAGATTCCTGCGCGTCCACGGCGTCGATCCTGCCAAAGCCGCGATGTTCGAGGATCTCGCCCGCAATCTCGTGGTACCGCATCAGCTCGGCATGACCACGGTGCTGGTGGTGCCCGACGGCGCCAAGGAAGTGGTGCGCGAGGACTGGGAGTTGGAAGGCCGCGATGCGGCTTACGTCGATCATGTGACGGACGATCTGACGGGGTTTTTGGAGCAGTTGAGCAGAAAGTAG
- a CDS encoding DUF805 domain-containing protein has protein sequence MNWTWYLFRFDGRINRAKLWLAGLIMLGFLGTVIVAIQSLFGGPTSISIGTKDIFKLVNPDVYRTLKLADFPTLLVKLLGTALLLWVHLATSIKRLHDRDKSGWWMLPFFVLPGLYNEFADQMPGYYLPRLLGLMALIFGFWGFVEIYCLKGSQKTNRFGPDPLAPQPRPDTRPRWDQQSEIEMVPHKANAHFPKFAFPRGDYLSRTSKSNRH, from the coding sequence ATGAACTGGACCTGGTACCTGTTCCGATTCGATGGCCGTATCAACCGCGCCAAGCTGTGGCTGGCCGGGCTGATCATGCTGGGCTTTCTGGGCACGGTGATCGTAGCAATCCAGAGCCTGTTCGGCGGACCGACATCGATCAGCATTGGTACCAAGGACATCTTCAAGCTGGTGAATCCCGACGTCTATCGGACGCTGAAGCTGGCCGACTTCCCTACGCTCCTCGTCAAGCTGCTCGGCACCGCGCTTCTGCTATGGGTTCATCTCGCCACCTCGATCAAGCGACTGCACGACCGCGACAAGAGTGGATGGTGGATGTTGCCGTTCTTCGTGCTGCCCGGTCTCTATAACGAGTTCGCGGACCAGATGCCCGGTTATTACCTGCCGCGGCTCCTCGGCTTGATGGCACTTATTTTTGGCTTCTGGGGCTTCGTCGAGATCTACTGCCTCAAGGGCTCGCAAAAGACCAACCGGTTCGGCCCCGACCCGCTGGCGCCGCAGCCGCGGCCCGATACGCGGCCGCGCTGGGATCAGCAGAGCGAGATCGAAATGGTGCCGCACAAGGCTAATGCCCACTTTCCGAAGTTCGCGTTCCCTCGCGGCGACTATCTTTCGCGAACTTCGAAAAGCAATAGGCATTAG